The Cronobacter sakazakii genome has a window encoding:
- a CDS encoding fimbrial protein has product MKKYALVLALNAILAAGVVQAAENDVSATLSVSGTVKDASVGCTIEFVQPTVDMGSRDIDSLPLQGHHVDGAQLTAVTANFIGNCTKDGQLAPNLSFTGIVDDAEGNALVNTATGSTAATGLGVGIYSYAGNVITPNGSPVIGTGKESTMFYIGMVKLNGATPTPGQVQSSLTMQIESL; this is encoded by the coding sequence ATGAAAAAATATGCATTAGTGCTTGCGCTGAATGCCATTCTCGCAGCGGGAGTGGTTCAGGCTGCAGAAAATGATGTTTCAGCGACGCTTTCTGTATCAGGCACAGTTAAAGATGCGTCCGTGGGTTGTACAATTGAATTTGTTCAGCCGACTGTCGATATGGGAAGCCGTGATATCGATTCTTTGCCATTGCAGGGACATCATGTCGATGGAGCTCAACTCACCGCGGTCACAGCAAACTTTATCGGCAACTGTACCAAAGATGGCCAGTTAGCTCCGAACCTCTCATTTACCGGCATCGTTGATGATGCAGAGGGTAATGCACTGGTTAACACTGCAACCGGTTCTACCGCAGCGACAGGATTAGGCGTTGGCATTTACTCTTATGCAGGCAATGTGATTACGCCTAACGGTAGTCCTGTTATAGGTACCGGTAAAGAGAGCACCATGTTTTATATAGGCATGGTGAAACTTAACGGTGCTACCCCGACACCGGGCCAGGTTCAGTCATCATTAACCATGCAGATAGAATCACTGTAA
- the recG gene encoding ATP-dependent DNA helicase RecG, whose amino-acid sequence MRGRLLDAIPLSSLTGVGASQSAKLAKIGLHTIQDLLLHFPLRYEDRTHLYPISDLLPGVYATVEGEVLNCNITFGGRRMMTCQISDGTGILTMRFFNFNAAMKNSLATGRRVLAYGEAKRGKYGAEMIHPEYRIQGDVSTPEMQETLTPVYPTTEGVRQATLRKLTDQALELLETCAITELLPPELSQGLMSLPEALRTLHRPPPDMKLEDLESGQHPAQRRLILEELLAHNLSMLALRAGAQRYHAQPLEARDALKQQLLASLPFKPTGAQARVVAEIERDMALDIPMMRLVQGDVGSGKTLVAALAALRAIANGKQVALMAPTELLAEQHANNFRNWFAPLGIEVGWLAGKQKGKARQAQQEAIASGQVSMVVGTHAIFQEQVQFNGLALVIIDEQHRFGVHQRLALWEKGQQQGFHPHQLIMTATPIPRTLAMTAYADLDTSVIDELPPGRTPVTTVAIPDTRRGDIIERVRSACLEEGRQAYWVCTLIEESELLEAQAAEATWEELKTTLPELNVGLVHGRMKPAEKQAVMQAFKQGEMHLLVATTVIEVGVDVPNASLMIIENPERLGLAQLHQLRGRVGRGAVASHCVLLYKSPLSKTAQIRLQVLRDSNDGFVIAQKDLEIRGPGELLGTRQTGNAEFKVADLLRDQAVIPEVQRIARHIHERYPEQAAALIERWMPETERYSNA is encoded by the coding sequence ATGCGCGGCCGTTTGCTGGATGCCATACCGCTAAGCTCACTGACCGGCGTGGGCGCCAGCCAGAGCGCAAAGCTCGCAAAAATCGGCCTGCATACTATTCAGGATCTGCTGCTACATTTTCCCCTGCGCTACGAAGACCGCACCCATCTTTACCCCATCAGTGATCTTCTGCCTGGCGTATACGCCACGGTGGAAGGCGAAGTGCTGAACTGCAATATTACGTTTGGCGGCCGCCGCATGATGACCTGCCAGATCAGCGACGGCACCGGCATCCTGACGATGCGCTTTTTCAATTTCAACGCCGCGATGAAAAACAGCCTGGCGACGGGCCGCCGCGTGCTGGCCTATGGCGAAGCAAAACGCGGTAAATATGGCGCGGAAATGATTCACCCTGAGTACCGTATTCAGGGTGATGTCAGCACGCCGGAAATGCAGGAAACCCTGACGCCCGTTTATCCAACCACTGAAGGGGTGCGTCAGGCAACGCTACGTAAGCTGACCGATCAGGCGCTGGAGCTGCTGGAAACGTGCGCCATTACCGAGCTGTTGCCGCCAGAGCTGTCACAGGGGCTAATGAGCCTACCGGAAGCGTTGCGTACGCTGCATCGCCCGCCGCCAGATATGAAGCTCGAAGATTTAGAGAGCGGCCAGCACCCTGCGCAGCGTCGTTTAATTCTGGAAGAGTTGCTGGCCCATAACCTGAGCATGCTGGCGCTTCGCGCCGGCGCACAGCGCTACCACGCACAGCCGCTTGAGGCTCGTGATGCGCTTAAGCAACAGCTGCTCGCCTCGCTGCCGTTCAAACCCACCGGCGCGCAGGCGCGCGTGGTGGCGGAAATCGAGCGCGATATGGCGCTGGATATTCCCATGATGCGGCTGGTTCAGGGCGATGTCGGCTCCGGCAAAACGCTGGTGGCAGCACTTGCCGCGTTGCGCGCGATCGCGAATGGCAAGCAGGTGGCGCTGATGGCACCCACGGAACTGCTCGCCGAACAACACGCCAACAATTTCCGCAACTGGTTCGCGCCGCTCGGGATTGAAGTGGGCTGGCTGGCGGGCAAGCAAAAAGGAAAAGCGCGCCAGGCGCAGCAGGAAGCCATCGCCAGCGGCCAGGTTTCTATGGTCGTCGGCACACATGCGATTTTCCAGGAACAGGTACAGTTTAATGGCCTGGCGTTGGTCATCATTGATGAACAGCACCGCTTTGGCGTGCATCAGCGTCTGGCGCTCTGGGAAAAAGGACAGCAGCAAGGCTTTCATCCGCATCAGCTGATCATGACCGCCACGCCAATACCCCGCACGCTGGCCATGACGGCGTATGCCGATCTGGATACGTCCGTTATCGATGAACTGCCGCCAGGCCGCACACCCGTCACCACCGTTGCCATTCCTGACACACGTCGCGGCGATATTATTGAGCGCGTACGCAGCGCCTGTCTGGAAGAAGGCCGTCAGGCATACTGGGTATGTACGCTGATTGAAGAGTCGGAGCTGCTGGAAGCGCAGGCCGCGGAAGCGACCTGGGAAGAACTGAAAACCACGCTGCCTGAACTTAACGTCGGACTGGTGCATGGCCGTATGAAACCTGCCGAAAAACAGGCCGTGATGCAGGCGTTTAAGCAGGGCGAGATGCATCTTCTGGTCGCGACCACCGTTATTGAAGTCGGCGTGGATGTTCCTAACGCCAGCCTGATGATTATCGAAAACCCGGAGCGACTCGGCCTTGCGCAGCTTCATCAGCTGCGCGGGCGCGTCGGGCGCGGCGCGGTGGCCTCGCATTGTGTACTGCTCTACAAATCTCCGCTCTCGAAGACAGCGCAGATTCGCTTGCAGGTGCTTCGCGACAGCAACGATGGCTTTGTGATAGCACAAAAAGATCTCGAGATACGGGGGCCTGGAGAGCTGCTCGGCACTCGTCAGACGGGCAATGCCGAATTCAAAGTGGCGGATCTGTTACGCGATCAGGCAGTTATTCCTGAAGTGCAGCGAATCGCACGACATATTCATGAGCGTTATCCCGAGCAGGCAGCAGCATTGATCGAGCGCTGGATGCCGGAAACCGAGCGGTATTCTAACGCCTGA
- a CDS encoding fimbrial biogenesis chaperone, giving the protein MRKLILTTILAASCWSGMGHAALTLSADRLVYSEKDGDASITIHSNEDRAYLVQSWLDAGDSTVKKDLPFVVTPPLFRLAPKSDNVIRIVYLGNGLPADRESLFWLDVKGVPGLTDEESKVPNRMVLAINNRIKFFYRPAGLQGDPGDGVKNAHWSHSGNKLSVKNSSPYYLVLSKIIADKESIKVSVVDNNTVIPPFGEKSYTLKHTPASGSSVEWDGINDFGVTSQTYSQHLE; this is encoded by the coding sequence ATGAGAAAATTGATCCTGACGACAATTCTTGCCGCAAGCTGCTGGTCAGGAATGGGCCATGCTGCCCTGACATTGAGCGCAGATCGTCTGGTTTATAGTGAAAAAGATGGCGATGCGTCCATCACTATTCACAGTAATGAAGATCGCGCCTATTTAGTGCAGTCCTGGCTGGATGCCGGCGACAGTACGGTAAAAAAAGATTTGCCCTTTGTGGTGACACCACCGCTGTTTCGCCTGGCGCCCAAAAGCGACAACGTTATTCGTATCGTTTACCTGGGTAATGGTTTGCCAGCCGATCGCGAAAGCCTTTTCTGGCTGGATGTAAAGGGCGTACCTGGATTAACTGATGAAGAGTCGAAAGTACCCAACCGCATGGTACTGGCAATCAATAATCGCATTAAATTTTTCTACCGGCCCGCAGGCCTGCAAGGCGACCCTGGCGATGGCGTAAAAAATGCTCACTGGAGCCACTCAGGTAATAAATTATCTGTTAAAAACTCATCACCTTATTACCTGGTATTAAGCAAAATTATTGCTGATAAAGAATCTATTAAGGTTTCTGTTGTAGATAATAATACAGTGATCCCACCTTTTGGAGAAAAGTCATACACGCTCAAACATACTCCAGCGAGCGGTTCCAGCGTTGAGTGGGATGGTATTAACGATTTTGGCGTGACCTCTCAAACTTATTCTCAGCACCTTGAATAA